A section of the Methanosphaera sp. genome encodes:
- a CDS encoding VIT1/CCC1 transporter family protein: MKVTIKQFIKDYIGMSRYIALGSLDGILTVMSISLTAAVAGIAANGNVAPITVGITGLSGGIALALSNGFGSYIGEHAEEERTIRDLESQMLLSERELDDTIIKEDATYRVNLSMVTHGSASFLGSFIPSIPFFIMGNIYDAVISTLIICFVLLSVLGAYLGHISKESMKKTAGQIVSIGIVIVILSFLMGGGHG; the protein is encoded by the coding sequence ATGAAGGTAACAATAAAACAATTTATTAAAGATTACATAGGTATGAGCAGATATATTGCTCTTGGATCACTTGATGGAATACTTACAGTTATGAGTATTTCACTTACAGCTGCAGTTGCTGGAATTGCAGCAAATGGTAATGTTGCTCCAATAACAGTTGGAATTACAGGATTAAGTGGAGGTATTGCTCTTGCTTTATCTAATGGTTTTGGATCATATATTGGAGAACATGCAGAAGAAGAACGTACAATTCGTGACTTGGAAAGTCAAATGCTTCTAAGTGAACGTGAACTTGATGATACAATTATTAAAGAAGATGCAACATATAGGGTAAATCTTAGTATGGTAACACATGGAAGTGCAAGTTTTCTTGGATCATTTATTCCATCAATACCATTTTTTATAATGGGAAATATCTATGATGCAGTTATATCAACACTTATCATCTGTTTTGTTCTTTTATCTGTTCTTGGTGCATACCTTGGACATATATCAAAAGAAAGTATGAAAAAGACAGCTGGTCAAATTGTAAGTATTGGTATTGTAATTGTAATTTTAAGTTTCCTTATGGGAGGAGGACACGGATAA